From the genome of Solidesulfovibrio carbinolicus, one region includes:
- a CDS encoding ABC transporter substrate binding protein, whose protein sequence is MGNPLRAAIAAMTLLAWAFAAALVGPVQAQTAAPAVLLLSSYHHGDPWSDRIVAGFLERLPPSKAQVFVEHLDARRFSETEDRSDLADYLAAKYAHVPVAVLVASDDAALNFWLARRETLFPGRPIVFCGVNDFTPDRLAGQTDITGVGESPDVVGTLELALALAPSARTVLALTADDTASSRANIARFRRAARALAGRMRPVELQNVSLEAAKKALVAAPRDAVAVRLAPLKSETGAAPLMGEDLAALAAVSQIPIFCLWDFDLSLGAVGGRVLRGQDQGRAAAALVEQVLAGKSPSDIPVADVPAETVLDQAVMARLGLPLDRVPKNTVFENAPASLYERHKGLFWAGGAALAVSLPGALVLLILLAGRRQAETRLAESERRYRELVESANSLILRFDAGGRLVFVNEYAERLLGYSRAEMLSGKAVFWPSAPPDLSSLLARAMAAPHSLAGAGNENEVAARDGRRVYLQWDNQPLFGPDGRPEGWLAVGADITARRLAEEALAARALAEEELALFGRELLAGGDDAVDRALVRLLSAFSLGRAMWFDNVEDSRLGLCCRLAAEACAAGLAPRRDAPEAALVPYSIDGFHWADRMTAGEIVTGLDTDFPEDLQEILRLFEARAVLAAPVTRDGLWTGFLVIADVREPRRFTRQEHSLLSTAASLLSVYLARR, encoded by the coding sequence ATGGGAAACCCTCTGCGAGCCGCCATCGCCGCTATGACGCTCCTGGCCTGGGCCTTTGCAGCCGCCCTGGTCGGGCCGGTCCAGGCACAGACAGCCGCGCCGGCGGTGCTGCTGCTCAGTTCCTACCACCACGGCGACCCGTGGTCGGACCGGATCGTGGCCGGTTTTCTCGAACGTCTGCCCCCTTCCAAGGCCCAGGTGTTCGTGGAGCACCTCGACGCCAGGCGCTTTTCCGAAACCGAGGACCGCAGCGACCTCGCCGACTATCTGGCCGCCAAGTACGCCCACGTGCCCGTCGCCGTCCTGGTCGCCAGCGACGACGCCGCCCTCAATTTCTGGCTGGCCCGCCGCGAAACGCTCTTTCCCGGCCGGCCCATCGTTTTTTGCGGGGTCAACGACTTCACCCCGGACCGTCTCGCCGGCCAGACCGACATCACGGGCGTAGGCGAGTCGCCAGACGTGGTGGGTACCCTGGAGCTGGCCCTGGCCCTGGCCCCGTCGGCCCGCACTGTGCTGGCCCTGACCGCCGACGACACAGCCTCGTCCCGGGCCAACATCGCCCGGTTCCGCCGGGCGGCCCGGGCCCTGGCCGGCCGGATGCGGCCTGTTGAACTGCAAAACGTCAGCCTGGAGGCGGCGAAAAAAGCCCTGGTCGCCGCGCCCCGCGACGCCGTGGCCGTGCGCCTGGCCCCCCTGAAAAGCGAAACAGGCGCTGCGCCGCTGATGGGCGAGGATCTGGCCGCCTTGGCCGCCGTTTCCCAGATCCCCATCTTCTGCCTGTGGGACTTCGACCTGAGCCTTGGCGCGGTGGGCGGCCGGGTGCTGCGCGGCCAGGACCAGGGCCGGGCCGCCGCCGCCCTGGTGGAACAGGTGCTGGCCGGCAAGTCGCCGTCCGACATTCCCGTGGCCGACGTGCCGGCCGAAACGGTCCTGGACCAGGCCGTGATGGCCCGCCTGGGCCTGCCCCTGGACCGGGTGCCCAAGAATACCGTCTTTGAAAACGCCCCGGCGTCCTTATATGAACGCCACAAGGGCCTTTTTTGGGCCGGCGGCGCGGCCCTGGCCGTGTCGTTGCCCGGAGCCCTGGTCCTGCTCATCCTCCTGGCCGGGCGGCGGCAGGCCGAAACGCGGCTGGCTGAAAGCGAACGCCGTTACCGGGAGCTGGTGGAATCGGCCAACTCCCTGATCCTGCGCTTCGACGCCGGGGGCCGGCTGGTTTTCGTCAACGAATACGCCGAACGGCTCTTGGGCTATAGCCGGGCCGAGATGCTCTCGGGCAAGGCCGTGTTCTGGCCCTCGGCCCCGCCCGATCTCTCCAGCCTTCTGGCCCGGGCCATGGCCGCGCCCCATTCCCTGGCCGGGGCTGGCAACGAAAATGAAGTGGCGGCCAGAGACGGCCGGCGAGTCTATCTCCAGTGGGACAACCAGCCGCTTTTCGGGCCCGACGGCCGCCCCGAGGGCTGGCTGGCCGTGGGCGCGGACATCACGGCCAGGCGTCTGGCCGAGGAGGCCCTGGCCGCCCGGGCCCTGGCCGAAGAGGAACTGGCCCTTTTCGGCCGGGAACTGCTGGCCGGCGGCGACGACGCCGTGGACCGGGCCCTGGTGCGGCTTCTGAGCGCCTTTTCCCTGGGCCGGGCCATGTGGTTCGACAATGTCGAGGATTCGCGCCTGGGACTGTGCTGTCGGCTGGCCGCCGAGGCCTGCGCGGCCGGACTCGCCCCACGCCGGGACGCCCCGGAAGCGGCCCTGGTGCCTTACAGCATCGACGGCTTCCACTGGGCCGACCGCATGACCGCCGGAGAGATCGTCACCGGCCTGGATACGGATTTTCCCGAAGACCTCCAGGAAATCCTGCGGCTGTTTGAAGCCAGGGCGGTGCTGGCCGCGCCGGTGACCCGAGACGGCCTCTGGACGGGGTTTCTGGTCATCGCCGACGTGCGCGAGCCGCGCCGGTTCACCCGCCAGGAACATTCCCTGCTGTCCACGGCGGCCAGCCTGCTGTCGGTCTATCTGGCGAGGCGATAG
- a CDS encoding glycosyltransferase family 39 protein, whose amino-acid sequence MKRVTENLRRPWPLVLFLLALAPRLYELAGPSVAFYDELTTLMRATEPSVADVVAGAVWQYPPFIDFQPPLHYVVVHLMLWFFGHSDFFARLPSALAGAACAPLLFLIGRRLGGTACGLFAGAALAGSLYHVDVSQQVRLYALFGFFFLGATLFLLRALSGGHRRDWLMVGWFGAAAFYTSYLAAGFLAFAVLATGLTLAWPEGDQAPPRRRTLAGLAVACVLILVAFAPWWLATAGLRQYLLGAGAPHLASLGGSLEAAFAAFASHYAAFLGRPAYPWLLAGPALAGLILGLADPSRRRGAVLVGLLFACAFGLAWGRATTAHHFQVRYVLPCLFAALLAAGLGVSVLLARLPARRAVHLLALLLGLGLAAPNIPAAPFFYRRDDSRLKTLAAALDEAAAPRAALILWRESDPWTRPYFEAFTRWYLPGRFLPSLPQGGPDGRAAREALVLVPTGGDASARPLPEAATPVASLAGVAVHRLPLKNAAPILPPAAFSAYFRPDAAFGEMAASRNLRATGEGLVLADRGRAGEATYVFRPLPGQTVALASLAMDARITDYPDDDTPTGRAFVLVGPDADSLIPYDPTAPPPPAKSLTVRLILSPGFEREPVAVTRLEARLTVSGDPGLPGAGAAERSARLAANTPVAPCPAGTASPGQYVLDPLGNVCPWTVPLSPGRPALLSNAGQKAFSPEGVTLVGNPGGATLTLGGASVPLPLSGPACLRAFLEPGGEGEAVLAPLFTAEGFDPGAADAGATAVRLQNDPALSCPDAKPCFVAYAATTGYPAKSLALTWFPRLFGDPEGKNGAVAEVALGDGEYRLLDAFLSTRSGRWDGLGVARRASLDLGGFTGTVRVRFRLTGDGVQLWSAPTYPMAARLALDTRSLPALELSPGVTPLGVSCPGECRATLGFDGS is encoded by the coding sequence GTGAAACGTGTTACCGAAAACCTCCGCCGTCCCTGGCCGCTTGTGCTGTTTCTCCTGGCCCTGGCCCCGCGCCTGTACGAACTGGCCGGGCCATCGGTCGCCTTTTACGATGAGCTGACCACGCTTATGCGGGCCACGGAGCCCTCGGTGGCCGACGTCGTGGCCGGGGCGGTCTGGCAGTATCCGCCGTTTATCGATTTCCAGCCGCCGCTGCACTACGTCGTCGTCCACCTGATGCTCTGGTTTTTCGGCCACAGCGATTTTTTCGCCCGCCTGCCGTCGGCCCTGGCCGGCGCGGCCTGCGCGCCCTTGCTGTTCCTCATCGGCCGGCGGCTTGGCGGCACGGCCTGCGGCCTGTTCGCCGGGGCGGCCCTGGCGGGTAGCCTTTACCATGTGGACGTCAGCCAGCAGGTGCGGCTGTATGCCCTGTTCGGTTTCTTTTTCCTCGGGGCGACGCTGTTTTTGCTGCGGGCGCTGTCCGGCGGCCACCGCCGGGACTGGCTCATGGTCGGCTGGTTTGGCGCGGCGGCCTTTTACACCTCGTATCTTGCCGCCGGCTTTCTGGCCTTCGCCGTCCTGGCCACGGGGTTGACCCTGGCCTGGCCCGAGGGCGACCAGGCCCCGCCGCGGCGGCGCACCCTGGCCGGCCTGGCCGTGGCTTGCGTCCTGATTCTTGTGGCCTTTGCCCCGTGGTGGTTGGCGACGGCCGGCCTGCGCCAGTATCTGCTTGGCGCGGGCGCGCCCCATCTGGCGTCCCTTGGCGGGTCCCTGGAAGCGGCTTTTGCCGCCTTCGCCAGCCACTACGCCGCCTTTCTGGGCCGGCCGGCCTATCCTTGGCTACTGGCCGGCCCGGCCTTGGCCGGACTTATCCTTGGCCTTGCCGATCCCTCCCGGCGGCGCGGGGCGGTTCTCGTGGGCCTGCTCTTCGCGTGCGCCTTTGGCCTGGCCTGGGGCCGGGCCACCACGGCCCACCATTTCCAGGTGCGTTACGTGCTGCCCTGCCTGTTCGCCGCCCTGCTGGCCGCCGGCCTTGGGGTCTCGGTGTTGCTGGCCCGGCTGCCGGCCCGCCGGGCGGTCCATCTCCTGGCGTTGCTGCTCGGCCTGGGACTGGCCGCGCCCAATATCCCGGCCGCGCCGTTTTTTTATCGTCGCGACGACAGCCGTCTGAAAACCCTGGCCGCCGCCCTGGACGAGGCGGCCGCGCCCCGGGCGGCCCTGATCCTGTGGCGCGAGTCCGATCCCTGGACGCGGCCCTATTTCGAGGCCTTTACGCGCTGGTACCTGCCCGGCCGGTTTCTGCCGTCCTTGCCTCAGGGCGGACCGGACGGCCGGGCTGCCCGGGAGGCCCTGGTCCTGGTTCCGACCGGCGGCGACGCCTCGGCCCGGCCTCTGCCCGAGGCCGCGACGCCCGTGGCCAGCCTGGCCGGGGTGGCCGTCCACCGCCTGCCCCTGAAAAATGCCGCCCCGATCCTGCCGCCGGCCGCCTTTTCGGCCTATTTCCGGCCGGACGCGGCCTTTGGCGAAATGGCCGCCTCGCGCAACCTCCGGGCCACGGGCGAGGGGCTTGTCCTGGCCGACCGGGGCCGGGCCGGGGAGGCCACCTACGTGTTCAGGCCGCTGCCCGGCCAGACCGTGGCCCTGGCTTCCCTGGCCATGGACGCCCGGATCACGGACTATCCCGACGACGACACGCCCACCGGCCGGGCCTTTGTCCTGGTCGGCCCGGACGCCGATTCGCTCATCCCTTACGATCCGACCGCGCCGCCGCCGCCGGCCAAATCGCTGACCGTGCGCCTTATCCTGAGTCCGGGCTTCGAGCGCGAGCCCGTGGCCGTCACCCGGCTGGAGGCGCGCCTCACGGTGTCCGGCGACCCCGGCCTGCCCGGGGCCGGGGCGGCTGAGCGCTCGGCCCGGCTGGCCGCCAACACCCCGGTGGCCCCGTGTCCGGCCGGCACGGCCTCTCCGGGGCAATACGTGCTCGACCCGTTGGGAAACGTCTGTCCCTGGACTGTGCCCCTATCACCCGGCCGGCCGGCGCTTTTGAGCAACGCCGGCCAGAAGGCCTTTTCGCCTGAAGGCGTGACGCTGGTCGGCAATCCCGGCGGCGCGACGCTGACCCTTGGCGGCGCGTCCGTGCCGCTGCCCCTGTCCGGCCCGGCCTGCCTGCGCGCCTTTCTGGAGCCGGGCGGCGAGGGCGAAGCGGTCCTGGCCCCGCTTTTCACGGCCGAAGGTTTCGACCCGGGCGCGGCCGACGCCGGCGCCACTGCCGTGCGCCTGCAAAACGATCCGGCCCTGTCCTGCCCCGACGCCAAGCCGTGTTTCGTAGCCTATGCCGCCACCACCGGCTATCCGGCCAAATCCCTGGCATTGACATGGTTTCCAAGGCTTTTTGGTGATCCTGAAGGCAAAAACGGGGCGGTGGCCGAGGTGGCCCTGGGCGACGGCGAGTACCGGCTGCTGGACGCTTTCCTGAGCACCCGCTCGGGGCGCTGGGACGGGCTTGGGGTGGCGCGCCGGGCTTCCCTGGACCTTGGCGGTTTCACGGGCACGGTGCGGGTGCGGTTTCGCCTGACCGGCGACGGGGTCCAGCTGTGGAGCGCGCCAACCTACCCCATGGCCGCGCGGCTGGCCCTGGACACGCGCAGCCTGCCGGCCCTGGAGCTGTCGCCGGGCGTCACGCCCCTTGGCGTGTCCTGCCCCGGAGAGTGCCGGGCGACCCTGGGCTTTGACGGGTCCTAG
- a CDS encoding chemotaxis protein CheC has protein sequence MPQEISLEARMDILAECVNIGLGRAAEALNRMCESHVQLSAPEIRVMNRPTLTAAAAGRCPAVCEGVFLPFVGPMMGMTALAFAYGDAAKLVTGLTAAMGIDEPSEDMREDTLREVGNVILVGVLGAMGVMLGLHVTYQPLSTAKSLEPLLAVADACQTVTLYVRAHFVLERFQVTGDILVVLAQEGFDALTAAIDAKLLEMGG, from the coding sequence ATGCCCCAGGAAATCAGTCTCGAAGCCCGCATGGACATTCTCGCCGAGTGCGTCAACATCGGCCTTGGCCGGGCGGCCGAGGCGCTCAACCGCATGTGCGAAAGCCATGTGCAGCTTTCGGCCCCGGAAATTCGCGTCATGAACCGGCCGACCCTGACCGCCGCCGCCGCCGGCCGTTGCCCGGCCGTGTGCGAGGGCGTGTTTTTGCCCTTTGTCGGCCCCATGATGGGCATGACCGCCCTGGCCTTTGCCTACGGCGACGCGGCCAAGCTCGTCACCGGACTCACCGCCGCCATGGGCATCGACGAACCCTCGGAAGACATGCGCGAGGACACCTTGCGCGAGGTGGGCAACGTCATCCTGGTCGGTGTGCTCGGGGCCATGGGCGTCATGCTGGGGCTGCACGTCACCTACCAGCCCCTGTCCACGGCCAAGAGCCTGGAGCCGCTACTGGCCGTGGCCGACGCCTGCCAGACCGTGACGCTTTATGTGCGGGCCCATTTCGTGCTGGAGCGTTTCCAGGTCACGGGCGACATCCTGGTGGTGCTGGCCCAGGAGGGCTTTGACGCCTTGACGGCCGCCATTGACGCCAAGCTCCTGGAAATGGGCGGTTGA
- a CDS encoding PAS domain-containing hybrid sensor histidine kinase/response regulator: MTSPEQPASAPGGSKDAPRADRSDDARYWRLFFEQSAMGILVGDATGRILEANPMALRLLGYDRAGLVGANMADIVHPDDQAATSPDDNHRAALGGRPRHMDRRYRRADGTYLPVAVSFGLLDKQAGTVQVMFRDVSARQALEKQRVAALTKAEAAGAIKSAFLAQMSHELRTPLNGIMGMLQLAQAACPGEEVADYLDTAMESARGLLRILSDLLEVTNIQGGQVRLAKEVFDLDEAIAPVAASLTYEANIKGLRFVQRVAPDVPRHLRGDAARLRQILFALAGNAIKFTTEGQVVLSVETVPGNEPLLLRFGLSDSGIGIPREQLPGLFEPFAQARPHGAGLFGGAGLGLCIAKGLAEEMGGEIMLASEVGRGTDVRVTLPFALPESEPARPVREPAPLAGKRVLVAEDEAVNRLTIRVMLQKLGCRPQLVENGRQALAALAEGTFDCVLMDMRMPELDGLSAVRAMRRGEAGPAARTMPVVALTAHALAEDRCAALEAGVDAYLVKPVDMAELGLTLGQVMSQAGSQGRDGSRGACR, from the coding sequence ATGACCAGCCCGGAACAACCAGCCTCAGCCCCCGGTGGCTCCAAGGACGCGCCCCGCGCCGACAGGTCGGACGATGCGCGGTATTGGCGGCTTTTTTTCGAACAATCGGCCATGGGCATTCTGGTCGGCGACGCGACCGGCCGCATTCTTGAGGCCAACCCCATGGCCCTGCGCCTGCTCGGGTATGACCGGGCCGGTCTGGTCGGGGCCAACATGGCCGATATCGTGCATCCCGACGACCAGGCCGCGACCTCGCCCGACGACAACCACCGGGCGGCCCTGGGCGGCCGGCCGCGCCACATGGACCGGCGTTACCGCCGGGCCGACGGCACGTACCTGCCCGTGGCCGTGTCCTTCGGGCTGCTGGACAAGCAGGCCGGCACGGTCCAGGTCATGTTTCGCGACGTCTCGGCCCGCCAGGCCCTGGAAAAACAGCGAGTCGCAGCCCTGACCAAGGCCGAGGCGGCCGGAGCCATCAAATCCGCCTTTCTGGCCCAGATGAGCCATGAACTGCGCACCCCCTTAAACGGCATCATGGGCATGCTCCAGCTGGCCCAGGCGGCCTGCCCCGGAGAGGAGGTGGCCGATTATCTGGACACGGCCATGGAATCGGCCCGGGGCCTTTTGCGGATTTTGTCCGACCTCTTGGAGGTGACGAATATCCAGGGCGGTCAGGTGCGTCTGGCCAAGGAAGTATTCGACCTTGACGAGGCCATTGCCCCGGTGGCCGCCTCCTTGACGTACGAGGCCAACATCAAGGGCTTGCGGTTCGTGCAGCGGGTGGCCCCGGACGTGCCGCGGCATCTTCGCGGCGACGCGGCCCGGCTGCGCCAGATCCTTTTCGCCCTGGCCGGCAACGCGATCAAATTTACGACCGAGGGCCAGGTGGTCCTGTCCGTGGAAACTGTGCCCGGCAACGAGCCGCTGTTGCTGCGCTTTGGTCTGTCCGACAGCGGCATAGGCATCCCGCGGGAGCAGCTTCCGGGGTTGTTCGAACCCTTTGCCCAGGCCCGGCCCCACGGGGCTGGGCTGTTTGGCGGGGCGGGGCTGGGGCTTTGCATTGCCAAGGGCCTGGCCGAGGAAATGGGCGGGGAAATCATGCTGGCTAGCGAAGTGGGCCGGGGCACCGACGTGCGCGTCACCCTGCCCTTTGCCCTGCCCGAGTCGGAACCGGCGCGCCCGGTCCGCGAGCCGGCCCCCTTGGCCGGCAAGCGGGTGCTGGTGGCCGAGGACGAGGCCGTCAACCGCCTGACCATCCGGGTGATGCTCCAAAAGCTGGGCTGCCGGCCCCAACTGGTGGAAAACGGCCGTCAGGCCCTGGCCGCCCTGGCCGAGGGCACGTTTGATTGCGTGCTCATGGACATGCGTATGCCGGAGCTGGACGGGCTTTCGGCCGTGCGGGCCATGCGGCGGGGCGAGGCCGGGCCGGCCGCCCGGACCATGCCCGTGGTGGCCCTGACCGCCCATGCTCTGGCCGAGGACCGCTGCGCCGCCCTGGAGGCGGGCGTGGACGCCTATCTGGTCAAGCCCGTGGACATGGCCGAGCTGGGGCTCACTCTGGGGCAAGTCATGAGCCAAGCAGGCAGCCAAGGCCGCGACGGGTCAAGAGGTGCCTGTCGGTAA
- a CDS encoding B12-binding domain-containing radical SAM protein yields MARIVLFSPTPPDLSAFGVRGLQASLKAAGHDVRLVLFPGSIGLSQEDGSYVYRYADTVIDQALELAAGADVVGVSFFTNYFDRAVQLTAAVRERLGIPVVWGGVHATVRPEEALDHADFVCRGEGEAALDRLARELATGRPADAIPGIWTRRDGEIVDNGLAPLAPDLDALPFFDFSGQDQYVMAPERGRIVPLTAEALGLALPRLPHWNGRLVTAYRTMTDRGCPHGCAYCNVPTVKALFRGGGVPYFRHRGVPHVMAELRQIIARYPFIEAIQLFDDTFFSRRLDWLREFAAAYKADIGLPLYCQASPTTLEAEKLDVLIEAGLCYVEMGIQTGSPRMREIFRRPEDDEAVLAGARLLHSRRDKLLPPDYHVIIDAPWEEEEDLLATVRLLARLPKPFGLAIASLVYFPETELYRRAKAEGRIQHEETEIYRRPFYLRPQRSYAAFMLYLLTFQRIPAGVYAFLLRPGTVAWCSRHVPPAVYKLGYAVGEAARLGAKGATALSRGDFGRIAAFVRRTLRHDPTVAGRKG; encoded by the coding sequence ATGGCCCGGATCGTGCTTTTTTCCCCCACGCCGCCGGACCTGTCGGCCTTTGGCGTGCGCGGGCTGCAAGCCAGCCTCAAGGCCGCCGGCCACGACGTCCGGCTGGTGCTGTTTCCGGGCAGCATCGGCCTGTCCCAGGAGGACGGCTCCTACGTCTACCGCTACGCCGACACGGTGATCGACCAGGCCCTGGAACTGGCCGCCGGGGCCGACGTGGTCGGGGTGTCGTTTTTCACCAACTATTTCGACCGGGCCGTGCAGCTGACCGCGGCCGTGCGGGAGCGGCTGGGGATTCCGGTGGTCTGGGGCGGCGTCCACGCCACGGTGCGGCCCGAGGAAGCGCTCGACCACGCCGATTTCGTCTGCCGGGGCGAGGGCGAGGCGGCCCTGGACCGTCTGGCCCGGGAGCTGGCAACCGGCCGGCCAGCCGACGCCATCCCCGGAATATGGACCCGGCGGGACGGGGAAATTGTCGACAACGGCCTGGCCCCCCTGGCCCCGGACCTCGACGCCTTGCCCTTTTTCGATTTTTCCGGCCAGGACCAGTACGTCATGGCTCCCGAGCGCGGGCGCATCGTGCCGCTGACCGCCGAGGCCCTGGGCCTGGCTTTGCCGCGTCTGCCGCATTGGAACGGCCGGCTGGTCACGGCCTATCGCACCATGACCGACCGGGGCTGCCCGCATGGCTGCGCCTACTGCAACGTGCCCACGGTCAAGGCGCTTTTCCGGGGCGGCGGCGTGCCTTACTTCCGCCACCGCGGCGTGCCCCACGTCATGGCCGAGCTGCGGCAGATCATCGCCCGCTACCCCTTCATCGAGGCCATCCAGCTTTTCGACGATACCTTTTTTTCCCGCCGCCTGGACTGGCTGCGGGAGTTCGCGGCGGCCTACAAGGCCGACATCGGGTTGCCGCTGTACTGCCAGGCCTCGCCCACGACCCTGGAGGCCGAAAAGCTCGACGTGCTCATCGAGGCCGGGCTGTGCTACGTGGAAATGGGCATCCAGACCGGCAGCCCCCGGATGCGCGAGATCTTTCGCCGGCCCGAGGACGACGAGGCGGTTCTGGCCGGGGCCAGGTTGCTGCATTCCCGGCGGGACAAGCTGCTCCCCCCGGACTATCACGTCATCATCGACGCGCCCTGGGAGGAAGAAGAGGATCTGCTGGCCACGGTGCGGCTTTTGGCCCGGCTGCCCAAGCCCTTCGGCCTGGCCATCGCCAGCCTGGTCTATTTCCCGGAAACCGAACTCTACCGCCGGGCCAAGGCCGAGGGCCGCATCCAGCATGAGGAAACGGAGATCTACCGCCGGCCGTTTTATCTGCGGCCCCAGCGCAGCTACGCCGCCTTCATGCTCTACCTGCTCACCTTCCAGCGCATCCCGGCCGGGGTCTACGCCTTCCTGCTGCGCCCGGGCACGGTGGCTTGGTGTTCGCGCCATGTGCCGCCGGCCGTGTACAAGCTTGGCTACGCGGTCGGCGAGGCGGCGCGGCTTGGGGCCAAGGGGGCGACGGCGCTTTCGCGGGGCGATTTCGGCCGCATCGCCGCTTTCGTGCGGCGCACCCTGCGCCACGATCCCACCGTGGCCGGACGCAAGGGTTAG
- a CDS encoding FAD-dependent oxidoreductase, whose translation MHAQPIVIVGGGVAGLACALTLAEAGRPCLVLERQPEVGGLLRSVTLDGVVFDLGPHVLFLDAPGPGETFLRGLLAGAPVIRRPFAFSIFAAGRHWKFPNHFDFFRYPLRYQFEALGAALKRRGAPPPEPISAALELSEKCGPGLYDLLFRDLFAKKALTPPEALHHHWLARVDRTIDNDKEPFVRRGKGQAVLAALSRLRQRYWYPAGGMADLAASLRRRIEAAGGEVVTNVSHIGLVRDGGRIAQVVADGREITPAHVVWTAPANALLDALDSDAPRLPTVAMRMVMLTYARTDRVPRPYVYSYHPDPAMQANRIYYPESIFAQRGPADREGLCLEVNLEDTTEPEEKTLARAVADVARLGLYPAQALRASKVVTLPSAMPVYPLDYEARLARAMAPVRDIANLHAVGRQGGFYFCLTPAAASQGLKMADHLLGRAPAKAPAKKSLLDAGLATKGAGPAERIKILKRHAQAMVRHATPARLWNFFAAERNRLQKRTVLDSMPYILKIETTNICNLRCAYCYDDRRAPLPGERPYGRMTFEQFRSIIDSCGKWLFKINMYGFGEPFLFPETLEMIRYAADRNIGVGVSSNCNHRDPDLPRRIVASGLEVLIFSCHGVTQETAGRFMRGGNADLALENLKAIIAARKAAGRKTPFIDWQYCVTGFNEHEIELARETAARLGVDQVRFIRPFFPEDAPDAWFSTMFPRQTLTHDHEAAPGCSWLYRSAYVNWDGGLIPCCRDPRDPSVDFGNVFETPLPQLWNGEKYQAARTLLADPSRHDLRKGIVCGRCPVTRP comes from the coding sequence ATGCACGCACAGCCCATCGTCATTGTCGGCGGCGGCGTGGCCGGCCTGGCCTGCGCCCTGACCCTGGCCGAAGCCGGCCGGCCCTGCCTGGTCCTGGAACGCCAACCCGAGGTCGGCGGCCTGCTGCGCTCGGTCACCCTCGACGGCGTGGTCTTCGACCTTGGCCCCCACGTCCTTTTTCTCGACGCTCCGGGACCGGGCGAGACGTTTTTGCGCGGCCTGCTCGCCGGCGCGCCGGTCATCCGCCGGCCCTTTGCCTTTTCCATCTTCGCCGCCGGCCGGCACTGGAAGTTCCCCAACCATTTCGACTTTTTCCGCTATCCCCTTCGCTACCAATTCGAGGCCCTGGGCGCCGCCCTCAAGCGCCGGGGCGCGCCGCCGCCCGAACCCATCTCGGCCGCTTTGGAGCTGTCGGAAAAATGCGGCCCGGGCCTTTACGACCTGCTTTTCCGCGACCTGTTCGCCAAAAAGGCCCTGACCCCGCCCGAAGCCCTGCACCACCACTGGCTGGCCCGGGTGGACCGCACCATCGACAACGACAAGGAACCCTTCGTGCGCCGGGGCAAGGGGCAGGCCGTATTGGCCGCCCTGTCCAGGCTGCGCCAGCGCTACTGGTACCCGGCCGGCGGCATGGCCGATCTGGCGGCGAGCCTTCGCCGGCGCATCGAGGCGGCCGGCGGCGAGGTGGTCACGAACGTGTCGCACATCGGGCTTGTCCGCGACGGCGGGCGCATCGCCCAGGTCGTGGCCGACGGCCGGGAAATCACGCCGGCCCATGTGGTGTGGACCGCGCCGGCCAACGCGCTTCTGGACGCCCTGGACAGCGACGCCCCGCGCCTGCCCACCGTGGCCATGCGCATGGTCATGCTCACCTACGCCAGAACGGATCGTGTCCCGCGTCCCTACGTCTACAGCTACCACCCCGACCCAGCCATGCAGGCCAACCGCATCTATTACCCGGAGTCGATCTTCGCCCAGCGCGGTCCGGCCGACCGCGAGGGCCTGTGCCTGGAGGTCAACCTCGAGGACACCACCGAACCGGAAGAAAAGACCCTGGCCCGGGCCGTGGCCGACGTGGCCCGGCTGGGGCTGTATCCGGCCCAGGCCTTGCGCGCCTCCAAGGTCGTCACCCTGCCCTCGGCCATGCCGGTCTATCCCCTGGATTACGAAGCCCGCCTGGCCCGGGCCATGGCTCCGGTGCGCGACATTGCCAATCTCCACGCCGTGGGCAGGCAGGGCGGCTTCTATTTCTGCCTGACCCCGGCGGCAGCCTCCCAGGGCCTCAAGATGGCTGACCATCTGCTGGGCCGCGCCCCGGCCAAGGCCCCGGCCAAGAAAAGCCTGCTGGACGCCGGATTGGCCACCAAGGGGGCCGGCCCGGCCGAGCGGATAAAGATCCTCAAGCGCCACGCCCAGGCCATGGTGCGCCACGCCACGCCGGCCAGGTTGTGGAACTTCTTTGCGGCCGAGCGCAACCGGCTGCAAAAACGAACCGTCCTCGACTCCATGCCCTACATCCTCAAGATCGAGACCACCAACATCTGCAACCTGCGCTGCGCCTACTGCTACGACGACCGCCGCGCCCCGCTGCCCGGCGAACGTCCCTACGGCCGCATGACCTTCGAGCAATTCAGGAGCATCATCGACTCTTGCGGCAAGTGGTTGTTCAAGATCAACATGTACGGCTTCGGCGAGCCGTTTTTGTTTCCCGAGACCCTGGAGATGATCCGCTACGCGGCCGACCGCAATATCGGCGTGGGCGTGTCGTCCAACTGCAACCACCGCGACCCGGACCTGCCCCGGCGCATCGTGGCCTCGGGTCTGGAAGTGCTCATCTTCTCCTGCCACGGCGTGACCCAGGAAACGGCCGGCCGTTTCATGCGCGGCGGCAACGCCGATCTGGCCTTGGAAAATTTGAAGGCCATCATCGCGGCCCGCAAGGCGGCCGGACGCAAGACGCCCTTTATCGACTGGCAGTACTGCGTGACGGGATTCAACGAACACGAGATCGAGCTGGCCCGGGAAACGGCGGCCAGGCTCGGGGTGGATCAGGTGCGGTTCATCCGGCCGTTTTTCCCCGAGGACGCGCCCGACGCCTGGTTCTCGACCATGTTTCCGCGCCAGACCCTGACCCACGACCACGAGGCCGCGCCGGGCTGCTCGTGGCTGTACCGCTCGGCCTACGTCAACTGGGACGGCGGACTCATCCCCTGCTGCCGCGACCCGCGCGACCCGAGCGTGGATTTCGGCAACGTCTTTGAAACGCCGCTGCCGCAACTGTGGAACGGGGAAAAGTATCAAGCCGCCCGGACGCTTCTGGCCGATCCGAGCCGGCACGACCTGCGCAAGGGGATCGTGTGCGGGCGATGTCCGGTGACGCGGCCTTGA